From Streptomyces griseorubiginosus, one genomic window encodes:
- a CDS encoding IucA/IucC family protein: MNATPAPTPDNRTSTPPPSPHYSLPPHRTPSQAGPPDQERLRGTTPDLLDHPDPHTAAEAAAVENVLRCWVRETDLPAPAEGTRTLRIPLPASGTSLLVPVQYWSPTGWHRFGRPHLDGAPAQAPPVDAVTLAALLTRESLPTATAAATATAAATAATTGTAAAGATSTAVACAELTARVADSVRRTATFVSERRKHPDDGPDLFLTAEQALVLGHPLHPAPKSREGLSEAEAASYSPELRGSFPLRWIAVAPSLLATDSAWTERGRPVPAAHLTERLAGPDLPLPAGHTALPLHPWQLREVRHRPETAPLFASGLLRDLGDHGSPWHPTSSVRTVHRSGAPAMLKLSLGLRITNSRRENLRKELHRGVEVHRLLRAGLSKDWLAAHPAFDIVRDPAWLAVDTPDGTPVPGLDVVIRHNPFSPSHDVSCIAGLVSPRPRVGPSADAGRPEKGLPCLPAGRPAGRSRLAELVTRLASRTGRPRGAVATEWFLRYLEHVVRPVLWLDGEAGIALEAHQQNTLVLLDAEGWPAGGRYRDNQGYYFRESRRLELEARLPGIGRHSDTFVSDEVTDERFAYYLAINNVFGLIGAFGSQQLADERLLLAAFRRFLHDVASGPDRLRTTLPGHLLDSPVLRCKANLLTRVHGLDELVGPVDTQSVYVTIANPLHS, encoded by the coding sequence TTGAACGCCACCCCCGCCCCCACCCCCGACAACCGCACCTCCACGCCACCACCGTCCCCTCATTACTCCCTCCCTCCCCACCGCACTCCGTCCCAGGCCGGGCCCCCAGACCAGGAGCGTCTGCGCGGCACCACCCCCGACCTCCTGGACCACCCAGACCCCCACACCGCAGCCGAGGCCGCCGCCGTGGAGAACGTGCTGCGCTGCTGGGTCCGAGAGACCGACCTCCCGGCCCCTGCCGAAGGCACCCGCACCCTCCGGATCCCCCTCCCCGCCAGCGGCACCTCCCTCCTCGTCCCCGTCCAGTACTGGTCCCCGACGGGGTGGCACCGCTTCGGCCGCCCGCATCTCGACGGCGCCCCCGCACAGGCCCCGCCGGTCGATGCAGTCACCCTCGCGGCACTACTCACCCGCGAGTCACTGCCGACCGCCACCGCCGCTGCCACCGCCACCGCCGCTGCCACCGCCGCCACCACCGGCACCGCCGCCGCTGGCGCCACCTCCACCGCCGTCGCATGTGCCGAACTCACCGCCCGCGTGGCCGACTCCGTCCGCCGCACCGCCACCTTCGTCAGCGAGCGCCGCAAGCACCCCGACGACGGCCCCGATCTCTTCCTCACCGCCGAACAGGCACTCGTCCTCGGCCACCCCCTCCACCCGGCCCCGAAGAGCCGCGAAGGTCTCTCCGAAGCCGAAGCGGCCTCCTACTCACCCGAACTGCGCGGCTCCTTCCCTCTGCGCTGGATCGCCGTCGCCCCCTCTCTCCTCGCCACCGACTCGGCCTGGACCGAACGCGGACGCCCCGTCCCCGCCGCCCACCTCACCGAGCGCCTCGCCGGCCCAGACCTGCCCCTGCCCGCCGGCCACACCGCACTGCCCCTGCACCCCTGGCAGCTTCGGGAGGTCCGGCACCGTCCCGAAACCGCCCCGCTCTTCGCATCCGGACTGCTCCGGGATCTCGGTGACCACGGCTCCCCGTGGCACCCCACCTCCTCCGTACGTACGGTCCATCGCTCCGGCGCCCCCGCCATGCTCAAGCTCTCGCTCGGCCTGCGCATCACCAACTCCCGCCGGGAAAACCTCCGCAAGGAACTCCACCGCGGCGTAGAGGTGCATCGACTCCTGCGCGCCGGTCTGTCCAAGGACTGGCTGGCGGCCCACCCCGCTTTCGACATCGTTCGCGACCCCGCCTGGCTGGCCGTCGACACGCCCGACGGCACCCCCGTCCCCGGCCTCGACGTGGTGATCCGTCACAACCCGTTCAGCCCGTCACACGACGTCTCCTGCATCGCCGGCCTTGTCTCACCCCGCCCCCGAGTCGGTCCCAGCGCCGACGCGGGCCGCCCTGAGAAGGGCCTCCCCTGCCTCCCCGCAGGCCGCCCGGCTGGGCGATCCCGGCTGGCTGAGTTGGTCACCCGCCTCGCCTCCCGGACCGGCCGCCCCAGGGGAGCCGTCGCCACCGAGTGGTTCCTGCGCTACCTCGAGCACGTCGTCCGACCCGTCCTCTGGCTTGACGGGGAGGCGGGGATCGCGTTGGAGGCACACCAGCAGAACACCCTGGTACTACTGGACGCCGAAGGCTGGCCTGCCGGTGGCCGCTACCGCGACAACCAGGGCTACTACTTCCGCGAGTCCCGGCGGCTGGAGCTCGAAGCCCGGTTGCCCGGCATCGGCCGGCACAGCGACACCTTCGTCTCCGACGAGGTCACCGATGAGCGCTTCGCTTACTACCTGGCGATCAACAACGTCTTCGGACTCATCGGTGCGTTCGGCTCCCAGCAGCTGGCCGACGAACGGCTGTTGCTCGCCGCCTTCCGCCGCTTCCTCCACGACGTGGCCTCCGGACCTGACCGACTGCGCACCACCCTCCCCGGCCACCTGCTCGACTCACCTGTCCTGCGCTGCAAGGCCAATCTGCTGACCCGGGTGCACGGCCTCGACGAGCTCGTCGGTCCGGTCGACACCCAGTCCGTCTACGTCACCATCGCCAACCCCCTTCACTCCTGA